The Acidimicrobiales bacterium genome window below encodes:
- a CDS encoding HAD-IIA family hydrolase → MLWVLDLDGVVWLAGSAIEGSAGAVERLRAAGESVAFVTNNSTPNLARYVRMLAGVGLEVDEQELVTSAQAAASMLVEGSTAVCVGGDGLAEALVQRKVNLVDAGSRPDSVVVGRTVALDFVELAAAARAIREGSRFIATNTDATFPTPHGLEPGAGALVAYLEVASGVKAEPAGKPAAPMADLLLARFGPPGIVVGDRPDTDGRFAQRLGVDFALVLTGVTSKADLPVEPEPALVAEDLAGVVAEKL, encoded by the coding sequence ATGCTCTGGGTTCTCGACCTCGACGGAGTGGTATGGCTCGCCGGTTCCGCGATCGAGGGTTCAGCCGGCGCAGTCGAACGATTGCGCGCTGCTGGCGAGAGCGTCGCCTTTGTGACCAACAACTCCACTCCCAACCTCGCCCGCTACGTCCGCATGCTGGCCGGTGTGGGATTGGAGGTGGACGAACAAGAGCTGGTGACCTCTGCGCAAGCCGCCGCGTCGATGCTCGTCGAAGGGTCGACGGCAGTCTGCGTCGGGGGCGATGGCCTCGCAGAGGCGCTCGTGCAGCGCAAGGTGAACCTGGTGGATGCCGGATCCCGGCCCGACTCGGTCGTCGTCGGTCGGACTGTGGCACTCGACTTCGTGGAGCTCGCGGCGGCAGCGCGAGCCATCCGGGAAGGGTCCCGGTTCATCGCCACGAACACGGATGCGACCTTCCCGACCCCGCATGGCCTGGAGCCAGGAGCAGGTGCGCTCGTCGCCTACCTGGAGGTGGCGTCAGGCGTCAAAGCCGAACCCGCTGGCAAGCCGGCGGCGCCGATGGCCGACCTGCTGCTCGCGCGTTTCGGCCCGCCGGGCATCGTCGTCGGCGATCGCCCCGACACCGACGGGCGCTTCGCGCAGCGCCTCGGCGTGGACTTCGCTCTGGTCCTCACTGGCGTCACCAGCAAGGCCGATCTCCCTGTCGAACCGGAGCCTGCGCTCGTGGCCGAGGACCTCGCCGGGGTCGTGGCAGAGAAGCTGTGA
- a CDS encoding DUF1015 domain-containing protein: protein MPRFEPFTGLRYSRSHVRSLDDVVCPPYDVISESERNALMGRSPTNVVRLELPQDEPEHLEDQASGSPGAIPDRYETAARLLDAWRDGGVLHRDQLPAFYGYRMTFVDPSGERRQTVGVMGALGLEPPGAGILPHEETTPKAKTDRLELLRATRANLSPIWGLSPSTGLSKLMEPPEHPADHAADPDRVLHELWPITDADRVDAIRSAVESQPILIADGHHRFETALNYQRERAATGMASESDGSVLALVVELSPDQLTVQAIHRLISDLPDGCDLPSALEEWFDVTPTAPVDRTILMRMDDAGALAVLTPAGAWLARPRESVTSAATHNLDSSRLDVALAGIPGHHLAFQHGWDNCAAAVAAGQVDAAVLLRPASVEQIASIAAGGVRMPPKTTFFWPKPRTGMVIRELLG from the coding sequence GTGCCCCGATTCGAGCCCTTCACAGGACTGCGCTACTCGCGATCACACGTTCGATCGCTCGACGACGTGGTCTGCCCGCCCTACGACGTGATATCGGAGTCCGAGAGGAACGCGTTGATGGGCCGGAGCCCGACCAACGTCGTGCGCCTCGAGCTCCCACAAGACGAGCCCGAGCACCTGGAGGACCAGGCATCGGGGTCCCCAGGCGCGATCCCTGATCGTTACGAGACGGCAGCGCGGCTCCTGGACGCGTGGAGGGACGGCGGGGTGCTGCACCGCGACCAGCTCCCGGCCTTCTACGGGTACCGCATGACCTTCGTCGACCCCTCAGGCGAACGACGCCAGACGGTCGGGGTCATGGGTGCGCTCGGGCTGGAACCACCGGGCGCCGGGATACTCCCTCACGAGGAGACCACGCCCAAGGCCAAGACGGACCGCCTCGAGCTGCTGCGCGCCACTCGCGCGAACCTCTCCCCCATCTGGGGGCTCAGCCCGTCGACCGGGCTCAGCAAGCTGATGGAACCGCCGGAGCATCCCGCGGACCACGCAGCAGACCCTGACCGGGTTCTACACGAGCTGTGGCCGATAACCGACGCCGACCGGGTGGATGCCATACGGTCCGCGGTCGAATCGCAGCCGATTCTCATCGCGGACGGACACCACAGATTCGAGACGGCGCTCAACTACCAGCGTGAAAGGGCGGCGACCGGCATGGCGAGCGAGTCCGACGGCTCCGTGCTGGCGCTCGTCGTGGAGCTGTCACCAGACCAGCTGACGGTCCAGGCCATTCACCGGTTGATCAGCGACCTGCCGGACGGGTGCGACCTTCCCTCCGCTCTCGAAGAGTGGTTCGACGTGACACCGACCGCTCCGGTCGACAGGACGATCCTCATGCGGATGGACGACGCCGGCGCACTGGCGGTTCTCACTCCCGCAGGGGCGTGGCTGGCAAGGCCCCGTGAATCCGTGACGAGCGCGGCCACCCACAACCTCGACAGCAGCCGTCTCGACGTGGCGCTTGCAGGCATCCCCGGGCACCACCTGGCCTTCCAGCACGGCTGGGACAACTGTGCTGCAGCCGTCGCGGCCGGTCAGGTGGACGCGGCGGTCCTGCTGCGGCCCGCATCCGTCGAGCAGATCGCCTCGATCGCAGCAGGCGGGGTGCGCATGCCTCCGAAAACCACGTTCTTCTGGCCCAAGCCGCGCACCGGCATGGTCATCAGGGAACTGCTGGGGTGA
- a CDS encoding TlyA family RNA methyltransferase gives MDAELVRRRLALSRAQAAEVITAGSVLVGGSVAEKPSRLVAADEAIELVGPPPRFVGRGGEKLDAALERFGLDVAGLRALDAGASTGGFTDCLLQRGATSVVAVDVGRGQLHERLRADARVEVLERTHIGDLAPDRFGEQRFGLVVADLSFISLTRVARALVDLTGDGGHLVLLVKPQFEAGRREAARGRGVIRDPAVWRRVLEEVITAFHGAGAAMMGVMPSPLRGADGNVEFLVSLIRRAGSIPGLVPDDQAAIDTAVAAAIGEGVR, from the coding sequence CTGGACGCGGAACTGGTCAGGCGCCGGCTCGCCCTCAGCCGCGCCCAGGCCGCCGAGGTCATCACCGCGGGATCGGTTCTCGTCGGCGGCTCGGTCGCGGAGAAGCCTTCGCGGCTGGTCGCCGCCGACGAAGCGATCGAGCTGGTCGGTCCGCCACCGAGGTTCGTCGGCCGGGGCGGCGAGAAGCTCGATGCCGCGCTGGAGCGGTTCGGCCTCGACGTCGCAGGTCTTCGGGCGCTCGACGCTGGCGCGTCGACGGGCGGGTTCACCGACTGCCTCTTGCAGCGGGGGGCGACCTCGGTGGTCGCGGTGGACGTCGGGCGCGGCCAGCTGCACGAGAGGCTCCGCGCCGACGCTCGGGTCGAGGTCCTCGAGCGGACCCACATCGGTGACCTCGCTCCCGATCGTTTTGGAGAGCAGCGGTTCGGACTCGTCGTGGCGGACCTGTCGTTCATCTCGCTCACCCGTGTAGCACGCGCCCTGGTTGATCTCACCGGTGACGGCGGCCATCTGGTCCTTCTCGTCAAGCCGCAGTTCGAAGCCGGCAGGCGCGAGGCGGCACGGGGGCGCGGTGTCATCCGCGACCCGGCGGTTTGGCGCCGGGTCCTCGAGGAGGTCATAACCGCGTTCCACGGGGCGGGAGCGGCCATGATGGGAGTGATGCCATCGCCCTTGCGCGGCGCCGACGGCAACGTCGAATTCCTCGTCTCGCTCATCCGCAGAGCGGGGTCCATCCCTGGTTTGGTCCCCGATGATCAGGCCGCCATCGACACTGCGGTAGCCGCGGCGATCGGCGAAGGCGTCCGCTGA
- a CDS encoding NAD(+)/NADH kinase — translation MANIGFVAHAQREGALALANETVEWLRAQGHTASVIGGVGDAGPGPVAPADAADTGGSAAGLDLAVSLGGDGTMLRTVDLVSQQGVPVLGVNLGHLGYLTAVEPDELRDSLKRFLAGDYQVEARMTLDVSVSDGEASALSVLHRSALNDLVLQRAAGGHTVNAEVAVNGSPFLTFAADSIILATPTGSTAYNLSARGPIVSPRARVQILTPVAPHMLFDRSLILDEEDEVSVKLRGDHPADLVVDGWKAATLRPGQTLHSRRGDRDALLVRFAERDFHDILKRKFNLGGPNLSS, via the coding sequence ATGGCGAACATTGGTTTCGTCGCGCACGCCCAGAGGGAAGGGGCGCTGGCGCTCGCCAACGAGACCGTCGAGTGGCTCCGAGCCCAGGGCCACACCGCGTCCGTCATAGGTGGTGTGGGCGACGCGGGGCCCGGTCCGGTGGCTCCCGCCGACGCAGCAGACACAGGGGGCTCAGCGGCAGGTTTGGATCTGGCCGTGAGCCTCGGAGGCGACGGCACGATGTTGCGGACCGTGGACCTCGTCAGCCAGCAAGGGGTGCCGGTGCTCGGGGTGAACCTCGGCCATCTCGGCTACCTCACCGCTGTCGAGCCCGACGAGCTGCGGGACTCATTGAAGCGATTCCTCGCGGGCGATTACCAGGTCGAGGCGAGGATGACCCTCGACGTCTCGGTGAGCGACGGCGAAGCCAGTGCCCTTTCGGTTCTTCACCGCAGCGCCCTCAACGACCTCGTGCTGCAGCGAGCAGCGGGGGGCCACACAGTCAACGCCGAGGTGGCGGTCAACGGCTCGCCGTTTCTCACCTTCGCGGCCGACTCGATCATCCTCGCGACGCCCACCGGCTCCACGGCGTACAACCTGTCGGCTCGCGGGCCCATCGTGTCGCCCAGGGCGCGTGTGCAGATCCTGACACCGGTGGCACCGCACATGCTCTTCGACAGGTCCCTGATCCTCGACGAGGAGGACGAGGTGTCCGTCAAGCTGCGAGGGGACCACCCTGCCGACCTGGTTGTGGACGGGTGGAAGGCCGCAACGTTGCGCCCCGGTCAGACCCTGCACTCGCGCCGGGGCGACCGCGACGCCCTGCTCGTCCGCTTCGCGGAGCGCGACTTCCACGACATCCTCAAGCGCAAGTTCAACCTCGGCGGCCCCAACCTGAGCTCCTGA
- the trpS gene encoding tryptophan--tRNA ligase: MARVFSGIQPTGEPHLGNLLGAVRWWVEDQRQGESFYCVVDLHALTVPGEPAEIRRATTTMATLLLAAGLDPEACTLFVQSHVPAHTQLAWLLECTASVGELRRMTQFKDKSVRSGEESARAGLFTYPVLMAADILLYDANRVPVGDDQRQHLELTRDLAQRWNARYGETFVVPEASVPPTGRGARIMDLQDPTRKMSKSEGSPQGTIALFDDPKAVERKVKRAVTDADDGPGAVRYDPAAKPGVSNLLELLATIQGRSPSDVASDYTRYGDLKADVAGAVTGLLAPIQDAYRRWASDPAAVTEVLREGAAKADDVARKTLARAFDAIGLVAPG, translated from the coding sequence ATGGCACGTGTGTTCTCAGGTATCCAACCGACCGGCGAGCCCCATCTCGGGAATCTGCTCGGCGCGGTGCGGTGGTGGGTCGAGGACCAGCGCCAAGGCGAGTCCTTCTACTGCGTGGTCGATCTGCATGCCCTGACGGTGCCCGGTGAGCCGGCGGAGATCCGTCGGGCGACCACGACGATGGCAACGCTGCTTCTCGCTGCGGGCCTCGACCCCGAGGCGTGCACGCTGTTCGTGCAGAGCCACGTTCCCGCCCACACCCAGCTCGCCTGGCTGCTCGAATGCACGGCGAGCGTCGGGGAGCTCCGGCGGATGACCCAGTTCAAGGACAAGTCGGTGCGCAGCGGGGAGGAATCGGCGCGAGCCGGGCTGTTCACCTATCCCGTGCTGATGGCGGCGGACATCCTCCTCTACGACGCCAACAGGGTCCCCGTCGGCGACGACCAGCGCCAGCATCTCGAGCTGACCAGGGATCTCGCTCAGCGTTGGAACGCCCGCTACGGCGAGACATTCGTCGTCCCAGAGGCATCCGTGCCGCCCACCGGCCGCGGAGCGCGGATCATGGACCTCCAGGATCCGACGAGGAAGATGTCCAAGTCGGAGGGAAGCCCCCAGGGGACGATCGCGCTGTTCGACGACCCGAAGGCCGTCGAGCGCAAGGTCAAAAGAGCCGTGACCGACGCCGACGACGGGCCGGGCGCTGTCCGCTACGACCCCGCCGCCAAACCGGGTGTGTCCAACCTGCTCGAGTTGCTCGCCACGATCCAGGGACGTTCACCGTCCGATGTGGCGTCGGACTACACGCGCTACGGCGACCTCAAAGCCGACGTAGCCGGCGCCGTGACCGGGTTGCTCGCCCCGATCCAGGACGCGTACCGCCGCTGGGCGTCCGATCCGGCGGCCGTGACCGAAGTGCTGCGCGAGGGAGCGGCCAAGGCCGACGACGTGGCACGCAAGACGCTGGCGCGTGCCTTCGATGCCATAGGTCTGGTAGCTCCCGGGTAA
- the recN gene encoding DNA repair protein RecN, with product MLVELRVSNLGVIEDLTLHLGPGMTTLTGETGAGKTLIVDAIGLLLGAAADPVMVRPGAAEAVVEGRFLSDDGEERILTRVVPASGRSRAYVDSRMAGAAQLAEIGAALVDMHGQHGHQSLLRPAVQRAMLDTFAGIGTAEVDALRAELRRIAQAQADIGGDSRNRARETDLLRFQLAELDGAGIESPGEDDALRCEEERLADATSLRDAATRAHELLGGDDSLSDRVGELVALLSGKQPLAGLRDRLVAIGDEIADIARDARSAAEGFEDDPQRLGEVGARRQVLTELRRKYGDTLADVIAYREEARSRLELLESYDSRAAALEEDHKRLCAELADAELRLFESRRAAAPALGSSVEQRLRSLAMPHATFEVEVDSVPPGDAVTWKLGANPGEAVLPLAKVASGGELARAMLAARLVTGPAFPSRVDGGDDPSPEGPSTLVFDEVDAGIGGEAAAAVGRALSDLGHDYQVLVVTHLPQVAAFADAHLVVQKRSEGGRTVAAVAAAQGEERVIEMSRMLSGSPDSETARRHAEELLVQAGETPERVQQ from the coding sequence ATGCTTGTCGAGCTTCGAGTGTCGAACCTGGGGGTCATCGAGGACCTGACGCTTCATCTCGGTCCGGGCATGACCACCCTCACCGGCGAGACAGGTGCCGGCAAGACCCTCATCGTCGACGCGATAGGCCTTCTGCTCGGAGCAGCCGCCGATCCGGTGATGGTCAGGCCGGGGGCGGCCGAGGCCGTCGTCGAAGGCCGCTTCCTCTCCGACGACGGCGAAGAAAGGATCCTCACCCGGGTCGTGCCGGCATCGGGGCGTTCCCGCGCATACGTCGACTCCCGGATGGCGGGCGCAGCACAGCTCGCGGAGATCGGCGCGGCTCTGGTCGACATGCACGGCCAGCACGGGCACCAGTCCTTGTTACGGCCCGCGGTGCAAAGGGCGATGCTCGACACCTTCGCCGGAATCGGCACGGCCGAGGTCGACGCCCTTCGCGCCGAGCTGCGCAGGATCGCCCAGGCTCAGGCGGACATCGGCGGCGATTCCCGCAACCGGGCCCGGGAGACCGATCTTCTCCGCTTCCAACTGGCAGAACTCGACGGTGCCGGGATCGAGTCGCCCGGCGAGGACGACGCCCTTCGTTGCGAGGAGGAGAGGCTCGCCGATGCGACCTCCCTGCGGGACGCGGCGACCAGGGCTCATGAGCTGCTCGGCGGCGACGACAGCCTCTCGGACCGCGTCGGCGAGCTAGTGGCATTGCTCTCCGGGAAGCAGCCGCTGGCGGGGCTGCGGGATCGCCTGGTCGCTATCGGGGACGAGATAGCAGACATTGCCCGCGACGCCCGCTCGGCCGCGGAAGGCTTCGAGGACGACCCGCAGCGCCTCGGAGAGGTCGGAGCCCGCCGGCAGGTGCTGACCGAGCTTCGTCGCAAATACGGCGACACCCTGGCCGACGTGATCGCGTACCGGGAGGAGGCGCGCTCCCGGCTCGAGCTGCTCGAATCGTACGACTCCAGGGCGGCGGCCCTGGAGGAGGACCACAAGAGGCTGTGCGCCGAGTTGGCAGACGCGGAACTGCGACTCTTCGAGTCCAGGCGCGCCGCTGCGCCGGCGCTCGGCTCATCGGTGGAGCAGAGGCTCCGCTCGCTTGCCATGCCGCATGCGACCTTCGAGGTGGAGGTCGACAGCGTCCCACCGGGTGACGCCGTCACGTGGAAGCTCGGCGCCAACCCGGGTGAGGCCGTCCTGCCCCTGGCGAAGGTGGCCTCGGGAGGTGAGCTCGCGCGGGCGATGCTCGCCGCAAGGTTGGTGACGGGGCCGGCGTTCCCGTCGAGGGTCGACGGCGGCGATGACCCCTCGCCCGAGGGTCCTTCGACGCTGGTGTTCGACGAGGTCGACGCAGGTATAGGCGGCGAGGCGGCGGCCGCAGTCGGACGGGCGCTGTCCGATCTGGGTCACGACTACCAGGTTCTGGTGGTCACCCATCTCCCCCAGGTGGCCGCGTTCGCGGATGCTCACCTCGTCGTCCAGAAGAGGTCGGAGGGCGGCCGAACAGTCGCCGCGGTCGCCGCCGCCCAGGGAGAGGAACGCGTGATCGAGATGTCACGGATGCTTTCGGGCAGCCCGGACAGCGAGACGGCGCGACGCCACGCGGAGGAGCTCCTGGTGCAGGCCGGCGAGACCCCGGAGAGAGTCCAACAGTGA
- a CDS encoding NUDIX hydrolase: MPPFRKVGESEIFAGALIKVATATFEGPSGRFERDIVHHPGAVVVVPLTDTGSVIMVRQFRSAIGTDLLEIPAGKRDVTGEPPEETARRELAEEVGRGASNLELLARFYNSPGFTDELSWLYLATGLSDVPHDRQGHEEQLMSVEEVPLRDTEAMIADGRIVDAKSIIGLTLTALRSARGGTPRPT; the protein is encoded by the coding sequence TTGCCGCCGTTCCGTAAGGTCGGGGAGAGCGAGATCTTCGCCGGAGCCTTGATCAAGGTGGCCACCGCTACCTTCGAAGGGCCGTCCGGGCGCTTCGAGCGCGACATCGTGCACCACCCCGGAGCGGTAGTCGTGGTCCCGCTCACCGACACGGGCTCGGTGATCATGGTCAGGCAGTTCCGCTCGGCGATCGGAACGGATCTTCTGGAGATCCCCGCCGGCAAACGGGATGTCACCGGGGAGCCACCTGAGGAGACAGCCCGCCGGGAGCTGGCCGAGGAGGTGGGGCGCGGGGCCTCCAACCTGGAGCTGCTGGCCCGCTTCTACAACTCGCCCGGGTTCACCGACGAGCTGAGCTGGCTCTACCTCGCCACGGGGCTGTCGGACGTGCCCCACGACCGCCAGGGGCACGAGGAGCAGCTGATGTCCGTGGAGGAGGTGCCCTTGCGGGATACCGAGGCGATGATCGCCGATGGGCGGATCGTCGACGCCAAGTCCATCATCGGGCTGACGCTCACGGCTCTGCGGTCGGCGCGAGGAGGGACCCCCCGCCCGACCTGA
- a CDS encoding CTP synthase — translation MAWPTGGSTASHEHRLEWRSILAKHIFVTGGVASSLGKGLTASSLGRLLKSRGLRVTMQKLDPYINVDPGTMNPFEHGEVFVTDDGGETDLDLGHYERFIDENLHRDSNATTGSIYQSVIAKERRGDFLGKTVQVIPHITDEIKDRIKRLATEPVDVVITEIGGTVGDIEILPFLEAIRQFRKDVGRDNVCYVHVTLVPYLGPSGEQKTKPTQHSVTELRSRGIQPDVIICRSDRSISAGLKRKISLLCDVPVEAVVSCMDAPNLYEIPLALHDEGLDDYVCRLLGIGQEPGQELDLSEWEALVDRVEAATRPVRIGLIGKYVNLADAYLSVVEALRHGGYAHGARIDLQWIQAEEVEGLLTAGRLKDLDGIVIPGGFGERGVEGKIAAATYARENAIPCLGLCLGLQVMVIEYARNVAGLPNANSREFDATSPYLVIDLMDEQWEVVEMGGTMRLGLWPAKLLPGSVVASAYGSELVYERHRHRFEVSPRYRARLEAAGLVCSGMSPDDRLVEFIELPGHPFWVGTQAHPEFKSRPDNPHPLFSSLVAAALDRADGRSPRLIGMEGLAAVP, via the coding sequence ATGGCGTGGCCGACCGGTGGGTCCACCGCGAGCCACGAACATCGACTCGAGTGGAGGAGCATTTTGGCGAAGCACATCTTCGTCACGGGCGGCGTGGCGAGCTCCCTGGGCAAGGGACTCACGGCCTCGTCGTTGGGGCGGTTGCTCAAGAGCCGGGGCCTTCGGGTCACCATGCAGAAGCTGGACCCGTACATCAACGTGGACCCGGGAACCATGAATCCCTTCGAGCACGGCGAGGTGTTCGTCACCGACGACGGCGGCGAGACCGATCTCGATCTCGGGCACTACGAGCGCTTCATCGACGAGAACCTGCACCGCGACTCGAACGCGACGACAGGATCGATCTACCAATCGGTCATCGCCAAGGAACGGCGGGGGGACTTCCTCGGCAAGACCGTCCAGGTGATCCCCCACATCACGGACGAGATCAAGGACCGCATCAAGCGGCTCGCCACCGAACCGGTGGACGTGGTGATCACCGAGATCGGCGGCACCGTCGGAGACATCGAGATCCTTCCGTTCCTCGAGGCGATACGGCAGTTCCGCAAGGACGTCGGGCGGGACAACGTCTGCTACGTGCATGTCACCCTCGTGCCGTACCTCGGGCCTTCCGGCGAGCAGAAGACCAAGCCGACCCAGCACTCCGTGACCGAGCTTCGCAGCCGCGGCATCCAACCGGACGTGATCATCTGCCGGAGTGACCGCAGCATCTCCGCTGGGCTCAAGCGCAAGATCTCGCTGCTGTGCGACGTTCCGGTCGAGGCGGTCGTCTCCTGCATGGACGCCCCGAACCTCTACGAGATACCTCTCGCCCTCCATGACGAGGGGCTCGACGACTACGTGTGCCGCCTTCTCGGGATCGGCCAGGAACCCGGCCAGGAGCTCGACCTGAGCGAGTGGGAGGCCCTGGTGGACCGCGTCGAAGCGGCGACCAGGCCAGTGCGGATCGGGCTGATCGGCAAGTACGTAAACCTCGCCGACGCCTACCTGTCCGTGGTGGAAGCATTGCGCCACGGCGGTTACGCCCACGGCGCCCGCATAGACCTGCAGTGGATCCAGGCGGAGGAGGTCGAGGGCCTGCTCACCGCCGGGAGGCTCAAGGATCTCGACGGGATCGTCATACCCGGCGGTTTCGGAGAACGCGGCGTCGAAGGCAAGATCGCAGCGGCGACCTACGCCCGCGAGAACGCGATCCCGTGCCTCGGCCTGTGTCTCGGCCTGCAGGTCATGGTGATCGAGTACGCCCGCAACGTCGCCGGTCTGCCGAACGCGAATTCCCGTGAATTCGACGCCACCTCGCCCTATCTCGTGATCGACTTGATGGACGAGCAGTGGGAAGTGGTCGAGATGGGCGGGACGATGCGCCTCGGCCTGTGGCCGGCGAAGCTGCTGCCCGGCTCGGTGGTAGCCAGCGCCTACGGTTCGGAACTGGTCTACGAGCGGCACCGTCACCGATTCGAGGTGAGCCCCCGGTACCGTGCGAGGCTCGAAGCGGCCGGGCTGGTGTGCTCCGGCATGTCCCCCGACGACAGGCTGGTCGAGTTCATCGAGCTGCCAGGGCACCCGTTCTGGGTCGGAACGCAGGCACACCCTGAGTTCAAGAGCCGTCCCGACAACCCGCACCCGCTGTTCTCGAGCCTCGTCGCAGCGGCGCTCGACCGGGCGGACGGGCGCTCGCCGCGGCTGATAGGCATGGAGGGACTTGCCGCCGTTCCGTAA
- a CDS encoding TraR/DksA C4-type zinc finger protein — protein sequence MAAEATTEELREALVEERDSLRRQLAELGHGTKGLDYDPNFADSSQVTAERGENEALVTKLVEALNEVEHALGKFDDGSYGVCEACGKEIALARLEARPEARLCIDCAAKAASRR from the coding sequence ATGGCAGCTGAAGCGACCACCGAAGAACTACGCGAGGCCCTCGTGGAGGAGCGCGACTCGCTGCGGCGCCAGCTCGCCGAGCTAGGTCACGGTACGAAAGGGTTGGATTACGACCCGAACTTCGCCGACTCGAGCCAGGTGACCGCCGAGCGGGGGGAGAACGAAGCGCTGGTCACGAAGCTCGTCGAGGCTCTCAACGAGGTCGAGCACGCTCTCGGCAAGTTCGACGACGGCAGCTACGGGGTCTGCGAGGCGTGCGGCAAGGAGATCGCCCTGGCGCGCCTCGAGGCCCGCCCAGAGGCGCGCCTGTGCATCGACTGCGCGGCGAAGGCCGCCAGCCGGCGCTGA